Genomic window (Neodiprion lecontei isolate iyNeoLeco1 chromosome 7, iyNeoLeco1.1, whole genome shotgun sequence):
TTTAAAAAACGGCAGCACGTCCTCATAGGACCACCCCTCGTTGCCCATCGCGGCCCAGTTGTTGTAGTCAGTTGGATTGCCCCTCAAGTAGACCATGTCATTGTGCGCCGTATTTCCGCCGAGAGTTCGAGACGAGTGCCATGTGCAGAAACCGTTCGTAGACAAACATGCGTTGCTCTcgttcgtttgaaaattccagTCGTTTTCCGCTCCTGTGTAAAATACATTTGACAAGTTTATTACGATTATTTATTGGTCATCATAATTCCTTAATTATTCCAATCGCTCACCGATTAAACTCCAAGCGAATGCCGGCACTTGACCAGCCCCCGACTCGTCGTCTCCAGCTTCGAGTAGCAAAACCTTCCAATCTGGAACCTCGCTTAGTCTCGCAGCCGTCACAGCGCCCCCCGCACCCCCTGTTGAAAATGCGATTATTCTCAATTGTCGGATCTTTTGCACTTTCAGTTATATCGGAACCAGGTAATCACTGTATCATTATAAGAGATTTATACAGCTTGCAACGTAATTACTCACCGCCAATCACGATGAAGTCGTAGTCGCTATCTGTTTGTTCAATGGGGTTGATCCGCTCGCATCTTCCTGATATCACCTCCTTGGCACGAATGCAAGTATCGAGGATAGACATGAAAGTAAAGAATGCAGATGCGTTGCACATGCTTTCCATACTTGGTCCCGGTAAAACCGTGTCACACATGCCCGGTTGGACGGAGCCACATCTCATCATTCCAATGTAATCGAAACAATTTTCGTTTGGACAGTCAATCACTCTGAGCTGGTCACAATATTCAATCAATTAGACTTTGCTTAATGATAATACCTTACTTTCTATTTCGTGTTAAAGAGACCACTGACAAAGAGTTTGAATTTGCTGGTTCTTCTGAATCGGCGGATTATAGCTTGGACGTTATATCTGCGTACTGTTTACGTTTTGGCATCTGTaatcaaaatatttcttttcacatacatggaaaaagtataaaatttgaaaaacaggtTTCGATATTACACGGACGCATCCACCACTGTCGATCACCAcaggtaataataatattccgTACACAACACGACGGTAATAATTTGTATTAgttcaatttctttcgtgaAAAACATAAGAGAGAACGGTTTATTTTAGACATGTGCAATATCGTGAGAAATAACAACCCGGTGGAAGGGTGAATTTGATATCAGACAAAGGCTATCCAAGCGAGACATAttacaatttgtttttcaacaaaccCGAGAAGTACTCCATGTTATGCAGATGATCTAACCAATGAAATCAACCGCCAACCGCGATGAAGTCGTGCTCGGTATCTGGTTCTTCGATTGGCTTTATTTGCTCGCATTTTCCGCATATCTTCTCGTCCACCTGTATGAACTGGTCGAGAATAAACATGAAAAGTACGCTTTCAGGGCCTGAGATCGGCATTATTCTTTGCAGTTTCGAAAAGgattttagtttttcgatTCGAAATCGTTCATTTCGTAACTTCAGTAATGTCTCGCGATAAAGTTACGGCCCGTTATTGCAATCATGATGCCAGTAGCTCGCTTAGGAtagtaattttattcaagtttgGTAGACGATAGCGATCCACACTGCAGGTGATAAATATGAGATTTTATTTTGTCACGTCCAATGAACTGGCCAATGAATCAAATCAACGGTAGCAGAAAACAGAATTGGATTACTTTGTTGGACTGAGGTAGAAAATAATTCAGGGtcggaaaaatataaattcaggATCAAACAAATGTTGAATCTGTACGGTTCTTATCTCGTTACAAAACGCGAAACGTTAGAAAAAGATAACGAGGTCACGATTCGGCTCgctgttaataataataatatatattatatcttgATTGCAATTATTGAATTCACGCATCTGactctattttttattttgcgtgACTTCATTCGTTGTAACTTTGCTGAATGAATGAAAGCCTGTCAAAAAACGCATACAAATTTGCTGTTCTTTCTCACTTCGCATGTTTACAACTTAGCTTGTGTTTTTGAACTCAATTTTCTCGTTTCGGCATTTGTTCGTgagacatttttatttatccgcGTCAATGAAAACATCATTGTCTGGCTTGAGGTCTCGATATAACACAGTCGCGTCacagctgacaatgagtacTTAACGATTCCTCGATGcaagtttattcaactttttcgGCCTTTTCATACACGATGAGGAAATTTCATACGTAACACAATATTAATCATTCACATTGTCttttaaaatacatttttgcaAGTTTCCCggtatattaaatataaaaatatggatCTGGGTTAACTGTATTAATTCTTTCAATTGAATGACAACAGTTTTCAATATCAGTCAATACGCCTGTGGATAATGACAAAGCTTTCAATTCGGTTGGAATCTCTTCGCGTGTAATCAAATCGATTCAAAGCAGTCTTGCGTATTATCCTGTTAGTCAGTTAAAGTTTTACTTGAAGCAGccgaacaaaataattacaatgaCAACGTGGAACGCAGTTTATTGATTTGGTTATTGTACTGTGAATATTGACAAATCCGATTGAAATGCTCATTGAGTGATACGTAACATGTCACAGAATCTTATCAAGGCATCAACGGCcccaataattttttatgaagtCGGCGGCTCGTTCCGCAATCATTATTGTTGGCGCTCCCGTATTCGCCGAGGTTACCTgtgaaagatattttttcgtgAATCGATAACTGGCGACTCACGTGAACTAAAAATAAAGTCCCACCTTAGGCATTATGGAAGCATCTGCAACTCTGAGTCCTTTTACACCGTGAACGCGTAGTTGGTGATCAACAACAGCCATGGAATCGGAGGCTGGTCCCATTTtgcaagagccgacgtcgtgCCACTCGGGCAAAGTGTCCTGCTGCACAGCACAGGCCCAATATTCGTCGCTTCGGAAAGTGTAGTTGGAGCAAGCTTCCAGCGGTGGATTACTCAAGGTGAAGTTATGGGCTTTTAAGGCAGATGTGTTGGCCAGTGCAAGGGTCAATTGAATGGCTTCAACTAGTCCGGTGACGTCGCGAGAGTCATCAAGGTAATTAGACCAGATCACAGGATACACAAAAGGGTCTTTTGAAGCTAGGCTGATTCTTCCTAAAAGACAAACCGTTGTATTTTCCTCTCAATCCACAACTGTTTACCCACCTCTGCTCTTCGGACGCATGAACCCAACCCCAACGCCCACTGAGCGTTTTCCTGAGCTCTTTAGAGCACCCTTTTCACCCGGCGCGCAGCTGGCTACGTAGGCCTCGAAGAAGAGCTGAATGTCCGGATAGTCTGAGGTAGTCAAGCTGCTCGGCAGTGCCATAACTACCTGGGATAATCCGATCGATGAGAGTGGCCCCGACTGGGAGGCGAGGTACTCAGATGCAGCGACCCAGTCGTTGTCGAAGATGTCGGGCTCATTAATGGTGAAGTTGACCGCGTGAGAAACTTGATCGTGGAGATTTTCACCGACCCCAGGAAGGTCGTGGAGTACTTCGATACCGAAGGAATCCAGATGAGCCTTTGGTCCAATCCCGGAGAGCATCAGAAGATGAGGTGACCTTATTGAGCCTGCGCAGACGATCACCTCTTTGGACACATTCACGCTATTTGACGTTCCGTTCTGTGGAGGATTAATCGATATACTAGCTTTGCGTTGAGTGATTTCATG
Coding sequences:
- the LOC107220179 gene encoding glucose dehydrogenase [FAD, quinone], translated to MTSEYSELSTCNSSLSGPYLQDLCSGSAFILFMTILETYIQASELISGKCERMTPVDNTETVYDYVIVGGGGAGAVVAARLSEISNWTVLLLEAGEDESAAMQIPSFDEPLLGSEIGWNYYTTNESHACLSTNGSCIWYSAKCLGGNTAHNGMIYLRGYKQDYDEWASMGNEGWSWEEVMPFFLKSEDNGEIERVGSEYHSTGGPLSVERFPYIPSFSQSIIAAGIEAGYGYSDDLNGDVVKGVSIIQATNKHGVRRSSSRAFLWPARNRSNLHVSLNSLVTKIVIEDGQAVGVEYDKNGTSNSVNVSKEVIVCAGSIRSPHLLMLSGIGPKAHLDSFGIEVLHDLPGVGENLHDQVSHAVNFTINEPDIFDNDWVAASEYLASQSGPLSSIGLSQVVMALPSSLTTSDYPDIQLFFEAYVASCAPGEKGALKSSGKRSVGVGVGFMRPKSRGRISLASKDPFVYPVIWSNYLDDSRDVTGLVEAIQLTLALANTSALKAHNFTLSNPPLEACSNYTFRSDEYWACAVQQDTLPEWHDVGSCKMGPASDSMAVVDHQLRVHGVKGLRVADASIMPKVTSANTGAPTIMIAERAADFIKNYWGR